The window CATTATAGCTCCACTACTTGTGCAACCTTCTAATTaacttttctagttttttttcgTTCAAATGCAGAACTTGAATAGAAGTGGATCAAAcgttcaaaaatataataagatgtgTTGGAATTTttctgattataattttgaaacttttccaACATCTGAAACAATGAGATTTACTATAAACCAAAGATAAATCTCTATGAAAAGACTAGAAAAGGATTTTATATTCATAGGAACCTACATCTTTTGATTCGATTCCTAATTTCCTAGGATCCCTAAACCTAGAAACCCAACTCACAACGAACTTTGGAGAACACTTATATGTAAGTCTAGAACCCTAAAACTGAAACACAtaattcatcatcatcgtccCCTTTGCTTGGAGCTTTCTCAAGCAGGAAAGCTTAGTTCTCTGTTGCTGCCGGTTTGTGAGGAGAAAGAGCAATCGGATTTAAGGTTGGGATCTGCGTCTCCTTGAACCTGAAAATATCGTTTAAGATTCTGAAACCGATGTCTTGTTGAGTCACGAGAAACGTTTGCGTAAACTTGCCCCTCACGTTATCTTTCTTCCTTGTCAAGTATCCATTGACGAACACAATAACACGATCATCCTCCATAGGATATGGTATACCAAGTGAAGTCTCAATCTCAGCCGTGTAATCTTCGTATCGCATAGCCAGAAACTCATCTTTCACTTCTTCCCTAGTCCAGAAAGTTTTCTTGACATGGGTTACAGGATCACGACGGTTAAACAGACAGGGTTCATTATAGAAGATATGAAGATAGCGAGGTGCTTCGTTAAGAATGTAATAGTAATGCTCCACAAAGGCATTGCTAAGATTCTCTGCATTATTTTTGTTCTCTGACATA is drawn from Camelina sativa cultivar DH55 chromosome 1, Cs, whole genome shotgun sequence and contains these coding sequences:
- the LOC109125675 gene encoding putative G3BP-like protein; this translates as MVEKIGQETIHHHHLPTLFLSFCRQISLSLSFPGDMSENKNNAENLSNAFVEHYYYILNEAPRYLHIFYNEPCLFNRRDPVTHVKKTFWTREEVKDEFLAMRYEDYTAEIETSLGIPYPMEDDRVIVFVNGYLTRKKDNVRGKFTQTFLVTQQDIGFRILNDIFRFKETQIPTLNPIALSPHKPAATEN